From a single Lolium rigidum isolate FL_2022 chromosome 7, APGP_CSIRO_Lrig_0.1, whole genome shotgun sequence genomic region:
- the LOC124677056 gene encoding BTB/POZ domain-containing protein At1g63850-like, translating to MDPPPQPPAAASYASPNPPASSSYTQSYPSSYTKFNTALNAGLLNPMSPPPLPLDKTRSSPTLFDMMANEQDYQPRAAAAAPAPPHQHPHPHAPARSVDRQAMLQDRVAELIGSCSPGNQFNDAASSDVRLTLTSRDGLSLALCVHRHILVAHSRFFAAKLSDRWSKQQRSLPHIVEISDCDDVEVYVETLRLMYCKDLRRRLMREDVAKVLGILKVSAAIVFDAGVLSCLEYLEAAPWAEDDDEKVAALLTQLHLENSGAGEVLKRVSLEVTPAVATEEVETTPNCNATSNAGGGEEVLVRLLQVVLEGKDEKARREMKGLVSKMLRENSASRGGAVGGDLRKESLYSACNGCLSLLHEQFVRAVGGDQSEVAQIARQADNLHWMLDILVERQIAEDFLRTWAMQSELAEIHGKIPAIHRYEVSRVTARLFVGVGKGQILVSKEARSQLLSTWLEPFYEDFGWMRRACKGLDRHLIEDGLSNTILTLPLATQQEILLAWFNRFLNSGEDCPNIQRGFEVWWRRAFWKRTAEPEQPPRLRITAICENS from the exons ATGGACCCCCCGCCgcagccgcccgccgccgcctcctacgCCAGCCCCAACCCgccagcctcctcctcctacacgcAGTCCTACCCCTCCAGCTACACCAAGTTCAACACCGCGCTCAACGCCGGCCTCCTCAACCCCATGTCCCCGCCACCACTCCCCCTCGACAAGACGCGCTCCAGCCCCACCCTCTTCGACATGATGGCCAACGAGCAGGACTAccagccccgcgccgccgccgccgcccccgccccgcCGCACCAGCACCCGCACCCGCACGCACCCGCGCGCTCCGTGGACCGGCAGGCCATGCTGCAGGACCGCGTCGCGGAGCTCATCGGCAGCTGCAGCCCCGGGAACCAGTTCAACGACGCCGCCTCCTCCGACGTGCGCCTCACCCTCACCTCCAGGGACGGCCTCTCCCTCGCGCTCTGCGTCCACCGTCACATCCTCGTCGCCCACAGCAGGTTCTTCGCCGCAAAGCTCTCCGACCGATGGTCCAAGCAGCAGCGCTCGCTGCCGCACATCGTCGAGATCTCCGACTGCGACGACGTCGAGGTGTACGTCGAGACGCTGCGCCTCATGTACTGCAAGGATCTACGCAGGAGGCTCATGAGGGAGGATGTCGCCAAGGTCCTCGGCATCCTAAAG GTGTCCGCGGCCATTGTGTTCGATGCTGGAGTGCTGTCCTGCTTGGAATACCTGGAGGCGGCTCCATGGGCGGAAGATGACGATGAGAAAGTAGCCGCACTACTGACGCAGCTGCACCTTGAGAACTCAGGCGCCGGGGAGGTGCTCAAGAGGGTCTCCCTGGAGGTGACACCTGCTGTAGCGACAGAGGAGGTGGAAACAACACCAAATTGCAACGCGACCAGCAATgcaggaggcggcgaggaggtgcTAGTGAGGCTCCTGCAGGTCGTCCTGGAGGGGAAGGACGAGAAGGCGAGGAGGGAGATGAAGGGGCTGGTGTCCAAGATGCTCCGGGAGAACAGCGCGTCGCGCGGCGGAGCCGTCGGCGGCGACCTCCGCAAGGAATCGCTCTACTCGGCGTGCAATGGCTGCTTGAGCCTGCTGCACGAGCAGTTTGTGAGGGCTGTGGGAGGTGACCAGTCGGAGGTGGCGCAGATTGCTAGGCAGGCTGACAACCTGCACTGGATGCTCGATATACTTGTTGAGCGCCAGATCGCCGAGgacttcttgaggacatgggcgaTGCAGAGTGAGTTGGCAGAGATCCACGGTAAAATTCCGGCAATACATCGCTATGAGGTGAGCCGGGTGACGGCAAGGCTCTTCGTCGGGGTTGGCAAAGGACAGATCCTCGTGTCCAAGGAGGCCCGCTCCCAGCTCCTGAGCACCTGGCTCGAGCCCTTCTATGAGGACTTTGGGTGgatgcggcgggcgtgcaaggggCTTGACCGGCATTTGATTGAGGATGGGCTCTCAAACACGATCCTGACGCTGCCGCTTGCAACTCAGCAGGAGATCTTGCTTGCGTGGTTTAATCGATTCCTCAACTCCGGGGAGGACTGCCCAAACATTCAGAGAGGGTTCGAGGTATGGTGGCGGCGTGCATTCTGGAAAAGGACCGCTGAACCGGAGCAACCACCCCGTTTGAGAATCACAGCTATCTGCGAGAATTCTTGA